The Ralstonia wenshanensis genome includes a region encoding these proteins:
- a CDS encoding phosphatase PAP2 family protein, with the protein MSPLATRLRHMALGWCSVGLVYGICGALQGVGTVVPETALDRAIPFSTSGIWLYVSFFALIPLAYLRADMSRLPWLERAMQMSALVSGAVFLLWPTTLHYPPLTDASLPGSVQRMLIAMDSSQNCLPSLHGALTLLSVWALADSRRPMRTALAAAWGLGILYATIQTRRHVALDLSAGVAVGVLCGAAVRLWLARRASTLSIEPVST; encoded by the coding sequence ATGAGCCCGCTTGCCACGCGCCTGCGTCATATGGCCCTGGGCTGGTGTTCAGTGGGCCTCGTCTATGGCATCTGCGGGGCGCTGCAAGGCGTTGGCACGGTCGTGCCCGAAACGGCGTTGGACCGCGCCATTCCGTTCAGCACGTCAGGCATCTGGCTGTACGTGTCGTTCTTCGCGTTGATTCCGCTGGCGTATCTGCGGGCCGACATGTCGCGCCTGCCCTGGCTGGAACGCGCCATGCAGATGAGCGCGCTCGTGAGCGGCGCTGTGTTTCTGCTGTGGCCGACCACGCTGCACTACCCGCCGCTGACGGACGCATCGCTGCCCGGCAGCGTGCAGCGCATGCTGATCGCCATGGACTCGAGCCAGAACTGCCTGCCCTCGCTGCATGGGGCGCTCACACTGCTCTCGGTGTGGGCGCTGGCCGATTCGCGCAGGCCGATGCGCACGGCGCTCGCCGCAGCCTGGGGCCTCGGCATTCTGTACGCCACGATCCAGACGCGCCGGCACGTCGCACTTGACCTGTCGGCAGGCGTGGCCGTGGGCGTGCTGTGCGGGGCGGCTGTCCGTCTATGGTTGGCGCGGCGCGCGTCAACGCTCTCTATCGAACCGGTGTCCACATGA
- a CDS encoding sterol desaturase family protein, protein MNAFALPLALMLGCVLLELAALKWWHGQPLPWRDVILNLNSGHVLMWLCRGVEVAGFTWLYAHASLHWVDGWHPVAGWAFAFVAWDLGFYWLHRMHHKLGFLWAIHAVHHEGEHFNLSLGVRNAWLSSLTSLPFFVPLALLGVTPEMFVAVSGLHYSVQFYNHCGLVGRSGVLDRLMVTPANHRVHHGCNPEYIDRNFGGTLLLWDKLFGTYQRALADVPIRYGVHRPTHSDNPFWANVVPALQWLGLRTPQLQRDTRTTPAGWIATGGVLLFGVVIDYVRTDGLWPGHWQAVWFALILLLTLALGGLSDGRGWGRWLWPLLALALPVLMIGICGAGDALSDTLAVALGLHGLACGLWHALRTESPLSSSPHAESR, encoded by the coding sequence ATGAATGCCTTTGCCCTGCCGCTTGCATTGATGCTCGGCTGCGTGCTGCTGGAACTGGCTGCGCTCAAGTGGTGGCACGGTCAGCCGCTGCCGTGGCGCGACGTCATCCTCAACCTCAACTCCGGCCACGTGCTGATGTGGCTGTGCCGCGGCGTGGAAGTCGCCGGCTTCACGTGGCTATATGCCCATGCCAGCCTGCATTGGGTGGATGGCTGGCATCCGGTTGCGGGCTGGGCCTTCGCGTTTGTCGCTTGGGATCTCGGCTTCTACTGGCTGCACCGCATGCACCACAAGCTCGGCTTTCTGTGGGCGATCCACGCCGTGCATCACGAGGGCGAGCATTTCAACCTGTCGCTGGGCGTGCGCAACGCGTGGCTGTCGTCGCTGACATCGCTGCCGTTCTTCGTGCCGCTGGCGCTGTTGGGCGTCACGCCGGAGATGTTCGTAGCGGTATCGGGCTTGCATTACTCGGTGCAGTTCTACAACCACTGCGGACTGGTCGGGCGCTCGGGCGTGTTGGACCGCTTGATGGTCACACCCGCCAACCACCGCGTGCATCACGGCTGCAACCCGGAATACATCGACCGCAATTTCGGCGGCACGCTGCTGCTGTGGGACAAGCTGTTTGGCACCTATCAGCGCGCGCTGGCGGACGTGCCCATCCGCTATGGCGTGCACAGGCCCACCCACAGCGACAACCCGTTCTGGGCCAACGTGGTGCCGGCATTGCAATGGCTAGGGCTGCGTACGCCACAGCTGCAACGCGATACGCGCACCACGCCCGCCGGCTGGATCGCCACCGGCGGTGTGCTGCTGTTTGGCGTGGTGATCGACTATGTGCGCACCGACGGCCTGTGGCCCGGGCACTGGCAAGCGGTCTGGTTCGCGCTCATCCTGCTCCTCACGCTGGCGCTGGGCGGTTTGTCGGATGGGCGCGGCTGGGGCCGCTGGCTTTGGCCGCTGCTGGCGCTCGCACTCCCCGTGCTGATGATCGGCATATGCGGTGCAGGCGATGCATTGTCCGACACGTTGGCCGTTGCGCTCGGGTTGCATGGTCTTGCTTGTGGACTGTGGCATGCGCTGCGGACCGAATCGCCGCTCTCTTCGTCGCCGCATGCCGAATCTCGCTAA
- a CDS encoding acyl-CoA desaturase, which translates to MPNLAKLRYASPRSSSLADDLRRAAHDHLQAHDDHRFADARFIAKGAFLVVVSALLYGAMVTATHATAFVLAYMAFPFIAMLLAMNVLHDGAHRALSPWAWLDRLMTRVTAIPLGIEPAYWTVRHVHYHHAHANVEHYDLDTAANRFLRQTPFQPWYPQFRYQHRYWPLIAALSLPYINWIYDWSDRLGLTPLAADRVLPGLRGWATFLSAKALHLLIAVAVPAWVAHRLGLGWGWVALGYFAGQMLASCVLVALILGTHWADVTFYLPPESGQLPHTWHEHAFHTACDWQPQPAWIGYWLGGLNWHLTHHLFPTYSHRHYPALAARVAEVARAHGLDYRALTYRELLTAQQTFLRAMGQRPN; encoded by the coding sequence ATGCCGAATCTCGCTAAGCTCCGCTACGCTTCACCGCGGTCGTCATCACTCGCCGACGATTTACGCCGTGCCGCGCACGACCACCTGCAGGCGCACGACGACCATCGCTTTGCCGATGCGCGATTCATTGCCAAGGGCGCCTTCCTAGTTGTGGTATCCGCACTGCTGTATGGCGCCATGGTCACGGCCACGCATGCGACGGCTTTTGTGCTCGCCTACATGGCCTTTCCATTCATCGCGATGCTGCTGGCCATGAACGTGCTGCACGACGGCGCACACCGGGCGCTCTCCCCCTGGGCATGGCTGGACCGCCTCATGACGCGCGTGACCGCCATCCCGCTCGGCATCGAACCCGCCTACTGGACGGTGCGCCACGTGCACTATCACCACGCGCATGCCAATGTGGAGCACTACGATCTGGATACCGCTGCAAACCGCTTCCTGCGGCAGACGCCCTTTCAGCCGTGGTATCCGCAGTTTCGCTATCAGCATCGCTACTGGCCGCTGATTGCCGCACTGTCGCTGCCTTACATCAACTGGATCTACGACTGGTCGGATCGCCTTGGCCTCACGCCGCTGGCAGCGGATCGCGTATTGCCTGGCCTGCGCGGCTGGGCGACGTTCCTGTCTGCGAAGGCGCTGCACTTGCTGATTGCCGTGGCGGTGCCGGCCTGGGTGGCACATCGGCTCGGCCTCGGCTGGGGCTGGGTGGCGCTTGGCTACTTCGCAGGGCAGATGCTGGCTTCATGCGTGCTGGTCGCGCTGATCCTGGGCACGCACTGGGCGGACGTGACGTTCTATCTGCCACCCGAATCTGGCCAGTTACCGCACACGTGGCACGAGCATGCATTCCACACCGCGTGCGACTGGCAACCGCAACCGGCGTGGATCGGCTATTGGCTCGGCGGCCTGAACTGGCACCTGACGCATCACCTCTTCCCGACCTATAGCCACCGGCACTATCCAGCGCTGGCCGCACGTGTGGCCGAGGTGGCGCGCGCCCATGGGCTTGACTACCGCGCGCTCACCTACCGGGAGTTGCTGACCGCGCAGCAGACCTTCCTGCGCGCCATGGGCCAACGCCCGAACTGA
- a CDS encoding alpha/beta fold hydrolase: MFNRKAVSIAALALGMAASAPLLAATAADADQPTVVIVHGAFADGSDWAKVIPLLQAKGVKVQAVQNGLNSLADDVAATRRAIGNQPGKVVLVGHSWGGTVITEAGADSKVAGLVYVAAFAPDVGQSTEEVGKDYAPAPGIGKLVADANGYLSLPAAALASDFAQDVPAAQARVMAATQGPIKATAFGERTTVAAWQSKPSWFIVSTHDRMIQPDLERAMARKIGAKVTTLPTSHVPQQSRPQDVAKVILEAVHAVEARN; the protein is encoded by the coding sequence ATGTTCAACCGCAAAGCCGTCTCCATCGCAGCGCTGGCACTTGGCATGGCCGCCAGTGCGCCCCTCTTGGCCGCCACGGCAGCCGATGCCGATCAACCTACCGTCGTGATCGTGCACGGCGCGTTTGCCGATGGGTCCGACTGGGCCAAGGTGATTCCGCTGCTGCAGGCCAAGGGCGTGAAGGTGCAGGCGGTGCAGAACGGACTGAACTCACTGGCCGATGACGTGGCCGCCACGCGCCGCGCCATCGGCAACCAGCCGGGCAAGGTCGTTCTGGTGGGGCACTCATGGGGCGGCACGGTCATCACCGAAGCCGGTGCGGACAGCAAGGTTGCCGGCCTCGTGTATGTGGCGGCGTTTGCGCCGGACGTCGGCCAGTCGACGGAAGAGGTGGGCAAGGACTACGCGCCTGCGCCGGGCATCGGCAAGCTTGTCGCTGACGCCAACGGTTATCTCTCACTGCCCGCTGCAGCGCTGGCGAGCGACTTCGCGCAGGATGTGCCCGCAGCGCAGGCGCGCGTGATGGCCGCGACGCAAGGGCCCATCAAGGCCACGGCATTTGGCGAGCGCACCACGGTCGCGGCATGGCAGAGCAAGCCGTCGTGGTTCATCGTCAGCACACACGACAGGATGATCCAGCCGGATCTGGAGCGTGCCATGGCCCGGAAGATTGGCGCCAAGGTGACGACGCTGCCGACGAGCCACGTGCCGCAGCAGTCGCGGCCGCAGGATGTGGCCAAGGTGATTCTCGAAGCGGTGCACGCGGTCGAGGCGCGCAACTGA
- a CDS encoding cupin domain-containing protein: MQPTRLTATLLVLAGALGAHNAFAQAAGLHRTDLVHHDLSVPGREALQVRVDFDERAFAPAHVHPGEEIAHVLKGTIEYRLEGQPPVTLQTGDSLFIPAGVAHSARNVGSGKASELATYVVKSGEPLVKLVH; this comes from the coding sequence ATGCAACCGACTCGATTGACCGCAACCTTGCTCGTACTGGCTGGCGCCCTGGGCGCGCACAACGCGTTTGCGCAAGCCGCAGGCCTGCATCGGACAGACCTCGTCCATCACGACCTGAGCGTGCCAGGCCGTGAAGCCCTGCAAGTGCGCGTGGATTTTGATGAGCGTGCGTTTGCCCCCGCGCATGTCCACCCCGGCGAGGAAATCGCCCACGTCCTGAAAGGCACGATCGAATACCGGTTGGAGGGCCAACCGCCCGTGACGCTGCAGACCGGCGATTCGTTGTTCATTCCGGCTGGCGTTGCGCACTCAGCGAGAAACGTCGGCAGCGGCAAGGCATCGGAACTGGCGACCTATGTCGTGAAGTCCGGTGAGCCGCTGGTCAAGCTCGTTCACTAA
- a CDS encoding alpha/beta fold hydrolase, translating into MSNPVNLRRRRLLGTTIASIGVLDLGLAELVHAQPAPSSNAGTLLAGQANPFGTLQQIDAGVLNIGYADLGPKNGPVMILLHGWPYDIYSYAEVAPALAAAGYRVLVPYLRGYGTTRIRSADTPRNGQQAALAADIIAFMDALNIKQAHFGGYDWGARTADIIAALWPERCKTLVSVSGYLIGSQEANRKPLPPAAEFAWWYQFYFTTERGAQGYAANCKEFNRLIWKLASPTWKFDDATYDRSATAFDNPDHVAVVIHNYRWRLGLAQGESKYDVLEQRLATAPAITVPTITMEGDANGAPHPEPSAYAKKFTGKYQHRNIGGGIGHNLPQEAPKAFVQAMLDVVHL; encoded by the coding sequence ATGTCGAACCCCGTCAACCTCCGCCGTCGCCGCCTTCTGGGCACCACCATCGCCAGCATTGGCGTGCTCGATCTCGGGCTGGCCGAACTTGTGCATGCGCAACCGGCACCGTCCTCCAATGCAGGCACGCTGCTGGCCGGGCAGGCCAACCCCTTCGGCACGCTGCAGCAGATCGATGCCGGCGTGCTCAACATCGGCTACGCAGACCTGGGGCCGAAGAACGGCCCCGTGATGATCCTGCTGCATGGCTGGCCCTATGACATCTACAGCTATGCGGAGGTGGCGCCCGCGCTGGCGGCGGCAGGCTATCGCGTGCTGGTGCCGTACCTGCGCGGCTATGGCACGACGCGCATCCGCTCGGCAGACACACCGCGCAACGGGCAGCAGGCCGCGCTGGCCGCCGACATCATCGCGTTCATGGACGCGTTGAACATCAAGCAGGCGCACTTTGGCGGTTACGACTGGGGGGCGCGCACGGCGGACATCATCGCGGCGCTGTGGCCGGAACGCTGCAAGACGCTGGTGTCCGTCAGCGGCTACCTGATCGGCAGCCAGGAGGCGAACCGCAAGCCGCTGCCGCCGGCTGCGGAATTTGCGTGGTGGTACCAGTTCTATTTCACGACGGAGCGCGGCGCGCAGGGCTACGCCGCCAACTGCAAGGAATTCAACCGCCTGATCTGGAAGCTGGCGTCGCCCACGTGGAAGTTTGACGACGCCACGTACGACCGCAGCGCCACCGCATTCGACAACCCCGATCACGTCGCCGTCGTCATCCATAACTATCGATGGCGCCTGGGGCTGGCGCAGGGTGAATCGAAGTACGACGTGCTGGAACAGCGCCTGGCCACCGCGCCTGCCATCACGGTGCCCACCATCACCATGGAGGGCGATGCCAACGGCGCACCGCACCCGGAGCCGTCAGCCTATGCGAAGAAGTTCACGGGCAAGTACCAGCACCGGAACATCGGTGGCGGCATCGGGCACAACCTGCCGCAGGAAGCGCCGAAAGCGTTCGTACAGGCCATGCTGGACGTGGTGCACCTCTGA
- a CDS encoding AEC family transporter, which yields MTAAILLALAPVALLVALGHWLKRSAFLVETFWPQAERLCYYVLLPALFMHGLATAHMQSLPVLPLVLTLIGATLLVAVALMLAWPWMQLDGAAFTSVFQGAVRFNNYVGVSLATGIFGAKGIALAAVCNAAIVPTVNLLCVLVFARYGSVRLSGRALVRQIVTNPPVVACSLGIAMQALGLQMPAAIEPAVRALGVASMPLGLLCVGAALNFSGVRSWAQPVLVSSVIKFLAMPVLTLALGHALGLTDAALIVALLFQALPTASSSYIMARQLGGDAPLMAGITAAQTVMAAAAMPAVMTLLALTRGLPQGLLSAL from the coding sequence ATGACCGCCGCAATCCTGCTCGCTCTCGCGCCGGTTGCGCTTCTGGTGGCGCTCGGCCATTGGCTCAAGCGCTCCGCCTTCCTCGTCGAAACCTTCTGGCCGCAGGCTGAGCGGCTCTGCTACTACGTCCTGTTACCGGCGTTGTTCATGCATGGGCTGGCCACGGCACACATGCAGTCTTTGCCCGTGTTGCCGCTGGTGCTGACGTTGATTGGCGCGACATTGCTGGTGGCAGTTGCGCTAATGCTGGCCTGGCCGTGGATGCAACTGGACGGTGCCGCGTTTACCTCGGTGTTTCAGGGGGCGGTGCGGTTCAACAACTACGTAGGCGTGTCGCTGGCTACAGGCATCTTCGGTGCCAAGGGGATTGCGCTGGCTGCCGTTTGCAACGCGGCGATTGTGCCGACAGTCAATCTGTTGTGCGTGCTGGTCTTCGCCCGCTATGGCTCGGTGCGCCTGAGTGGGCGTGCGCTCGTGCGTCAGATCGTGACGAATCCGCCGGTGGTGGCTTGCTCGCTGGGCATTGCCATGCAGGCGCTGGGGTTGCAGATGCCTGCGGCGATCGAGCCGGCGGTGCGTGCGCTCGGGGTGGCGTCCATGCCGCTGGGTCTGCTGTGCGTGGGCGCTGCGCTCAACTTCAGCGGTGTGCGTTCGTGGGCGCAGCCGGTGCTGGTGTCGTCGGTCATCAAGTTCCTGGCCATGCCCGTGTTGACGCTCGCTCTTGGCCACGCGCTCGGCCTGACCGATGCTGCGTTGATCGTGGCGCTGCTGTTTCAGGCGCTGCCCACGGCATCCTCGTCGTACATCATGGCGCGTCAACTGGGCGGTGACGCGCCGCTCATGGCCGGCATCACCGCCGCGCAGACGGTGATGGCCGCGGCGGCCATGCCGGCCGTGATGACGCTGCTGGCCCTGACGCGTGGGTTACCCCAAGGGTTGCTGTCGGCGTTGTGA
- a CDS encoding LysR family transcriptional regulator produces the protein MSLRALRTLVAIARHRTFARAGEAIGLTQSAVSLQVKSLEEEFNVRLFDRSRREPALTEAGRIVLAQAEQILALYDRIPDALSDERALVGRLRIGAIQTALSGPLPNALLALRTAHPGLRVHVAAGMSAELAQRVADGELDAAITSHPVRPHPAELVWSTLYEDRFWLLAPAQYAERDARALLTELPFIRFDAQAWAGRMIASELRRLGVRVREEMVLDNKDTIVRMVASGLGAAVVAISDSELTQLPPIARLAFGQPQLHRAVVLLEHQSRTAQRFTQALTDAVVASAMRISH, from the coding sequence ATGTCTCTCCGCGCCTTGAGAACGCTCGTTGCCATTGCCCGCCATCGCACGTTTGCGCGGGCCGGCGAGGCCATCGGGCTCACGCAGTCGGCTGTCAGCCTGCAGGTCAAATCGCTGGAAGAGGAGTTCAACGTCCGCCTGTTCGACCGCTCAAGGCGTGAGCCCGCGCTGACAGAGGCAGGCCGCATCGTGCTCGCCCAGGCCGAACAGATCCTCGCACTGTATGACCGCATTCCCGACGCGCTGAGCGATGAGAGGGCGCTGGTCGGGCGGTTGCGCATCGGCGCCATCCAGACCGCGCTATCGGGGCCGCTGCCCAACGCGCTGCTGGCCCTGCGGACGGCGCATCCGGGCCTGCGCGTGCACGTGGCCGCCGGCATGTCGGCCGAGCTTGCACAGCGTGTAGCCGATGGCGAACTGGACGCCGCAATCACGTCGCACCCCGTGCGGCCGCATCCGGCGGAACTGGTGTGGTCGACGCTCTATGAAGACCGCTTCTGGCTGCTCGCTCCCGCGCAATACGCCGAGCGTGATGCGCGTGCGCTGCTGACCGAGCTGCCGTTTATCCGCTTTGATGCGCAGGCCTGGGCCGGCCGCATGATCGCTTCGGAACTGCGGCGCTTGGGCGTGCGGGTGCGCGAAGAAATGGTGCTCGACAACAAGGACACGATCGTGCGCATGGTGGCAAGCGGATTGGGCGCCGCCGTGGTGGCGATATCCGACTCCGAGCTGACGCAATTGCCGCCCATCGCCCGGCTGGCGTTTGGCCAACCGCAATTGCACCGCGCGGTGGTGCTGCTTGAACACCAATCGCGGACTGCACAGCGCTTTACCCAGGCATTGACCGATGCCGTGGTCGCTTCTGCAATGAGAATTTCTCATTGA
- a CDS encoding aspartate/glutamate racemase family protein, whose amino-acid sequence MRILVVNPNISESVTELIHAEARRSASPGTTLTMATAPFGVAYIETRFEALVGGYATACVVAEHAGQFDGVVVAAFGDPGLAGIKELCNVPVLGMTEAALASACLLGQRFSIIAISNRIQAWYRECVAANGLSSRLASVRSLQQPLRDIGSVQEDHAARLEELSLQAVREDGADVIIVAGAPLAGLARTLKDRIPVPVVDGVSSAIRHCESLIALAPNGAAEGSFARPPHKPNRGLPPALAAMLT is encoded by the coding sequence ATGCGTATTCTGGTCGTCAATCCCAATATCTCCGAGAGCGTGACGGAGTTGATTCATGCGGAGGCGCGTCGCTCCGCTTCACCCGGCACCACGCTCACGATGGCGACAGCGCCATTTGGCGTGGCCTATATCGAAACGCGCTTCGAAGCACTGGTGGGGGGTTATGCCACCGCGTGCGTCGTTGCCGAACACGCCGGTCAATTCGACGGCGTGGTCGTGGCGGCGTTTGGAGACCCCGGCCTGGCCGGCATCAAGGAGCTCTGCAACGTGCCGGTGCTCGGCATGACCGAAGCGGCGCTGGCCAGCGCCTGTCTGCTTGGTCAGCGCTTTTCAATCATCGCCATTTCGAACCGTATCCAGGCGTGGTACCGCGAGTGCGTAGCCGCCAATGGGCTGTCGTCGCGGCTGGCAAGCGTGCGCTCGTTGCAGCAGCCGCTGCGCGACATCGGCAGCGTGCAGGAGGACCATGCGGCACGGCTGGAGGAACTCAGCCTGCAGGCGGTGCGTGAAGACGGCGCCGACGTGATCATCGTGGCCGGCGCACCGCTTGCCGGGCTGGCCCGGACACTCAAGGACCGCATTCCCGTGCCGGTGGTGGACGGCGTCTCCAGCGCCATCCGCCATTGCGAGAGCCTGATTGCGCTTGCCCCGAACGGCGCAGCGGAAGGCAGCTTTGCGCGTCCGCCGCACAAGCCAAACCGCGGGTTGCCTCCCGCGCTGGCTGCCATGCTGACGTAA
- the hydA gene encoding dihydropyrimidinase: MSTELDLVIRNADVVTASDRFTCDIGVRDGRIAVLGHGLPRGAREMDASGLLALPGGVDGHCHLDQPMPDGMRMADDFFTGTRAAICGGTTTVIPFAAQEKGGSLKAAVADYHHRAEGRAVADYGFHLIVADPTPEVLQHELPELIRQGYTSFKVYMTYDDLKLSDREMLDVLDVAKQNNALVMVHAENADCISWLTEKLVGEGRISPRFHGLSRPAAVEREATHRAITFAELVDVPILIVHVSGKEAIEQIRWAQSRGLQILAETCPQYLYLTAEDMGLQGDDGYEGAKCVCSPPPRDPENQAAVWRALAGGVFSVFSSDHAPFNYDDPEGKKLGGQAQPFDHIPNGVPGIETRLPLLFDGIARGKLSLHQFVELTSYRPARLYGLYPRKGTIAVGADADITLWDPERRVRITNDALHHAVDYTPYEGIEVTGWPVHCFSRGEMLVENGKYLEPAPGRGQFLPAGAPSLV, translated from the coding sequence ATGTCCACGGAACTCGACCTGGTGATCCGTAATGCGGATGTGGTCACCGCATCCGACCGCTTTACCTGCGACATCGGTGTGCGCGATGGCCGCATCGCCGTACTCGGCCACGGCTTGCCGCGCGGCGCGCGCGAGATGGATGCCAGTGGCCTGCTGGCGCTGCCCGGTGGCGTCGACGGCCATTGCCACCTCGACCAGCCCATGCCCGACGGCATGCGCATGGCCGACGACTTCTTCACCGGCACGCGCGCGGCCATCTGCGGCGGCACGACAACGGTGATCCCGTTTGCCGCGCAAGAGAAGGGCGGGTCGCTCAAGGCGGCGGTGGCCGACTACCACCATCGTGCCGAGGGCCGCGCGGTGGCCGACTATGGCTTCCACCTGATCGTGGCCGACCCCACGCCAGAAGTGCTGCAGCACGAACTGCCGGAGCTGATCCGCCAGGGCTACACCTCGTTCAAGGTCTACATGACGTATGACGACCTGAAACTGTCCGACCGCGAAATGTTGGACGTGCTGGACGTGGCCAAGCAGAACAACGCACTGGTGATGGTGCATGCGGAAAACGCCGACTGCATTTCGTGGCTGACCGAGAAGCTGGTGGGCGAGGGCCGCATCTCGCCGCGCTTCCACGGCCTGTCGCGTCCGGCAGCGGTGGAGCGTGAAGCCACGCACCGTGCCATCACCTTTGCCGAGCTGGTGGACGTGCCGATCCTGATCGTGCATGTGTCGGGCAAAGAAGCCATCGAGCAGATTCGCTGGGCACAAAGCCGCGGCTTGCAGATCCTGGCCGAGACGTGTCCGCAGTACCTCTACCTGACCGCCGAAGACATGGGCCTGCAAGGTGACGATGGCTACGAAGGTGCCAAGTGCGTCTGCAGCCCGCCGCCGCGCGATCCGGAAAACCAGGCGGCCGTATGGCGCGCGCTTGCAGGGGGCGTGTTCAGCGTGTTCTCTTCCGACCATGCCCCGTTCAACTATGACGACCCGGAAGGCAAGAAGCTTGGCGGTCAGGCGCAACCGTTCGACCATATTCCGAACGGCGTGCCCGGTATCGAGACGCGGTTGCCGTTGCTGTTTGATGGCATCGCGCGGGGCAAGCTGTCGCTGCATCAGTTTGTGGAACTGACGTCGTATCGCCCGGCACGTCTGTACGGTTTGTATCCGCGCAAGGGCACGATTGCCGTGGGTGCCGATGCCGACATCACGCTGTGGGATCCGGAGCGCCGCGTGCGCATCACCAACGATGCGTTGCATCACGCGGTGGACTACACGCCCTATGAAGGCATTGAAGTGACGGGCTGGCCGGTGCATTGCTTCTCGCGCGGCGAGATGCTGGTCGAAAACGGCAAGTACCTCGAACCGGCACCTGGGCGGGGGCAGTTCCTGCCGGCGGGTGCGCCGTCCCTGGTCTGA
- a CDS encoding maleate cis-trans isomerase family protein has product MTKRIKLGMLTPSSNTALEPITSAMVSGLPNVSAHFSRFTVTEISLRDQALGQFDLEKILNAAKLLADAHVDVIAWNGTSSGWLGFEKDEALCRQITEATGIPATTSVLALNEILAKTGARDFALVTPYLDDVQQRIVQNYARHGFNCVAERHLDLHVNHSFADVEEDTIRTLVRDVAQEKPAAITTFCTNLRAAHLVEALEAETGIPVYDTISTVVWKSLRLAGVDTRELRGWGRLFADVA; this is encoded by the coding sequence ATGACAAAACGCATCAAGCTCGGCATGCTCACGCCATCGTCCAACACGGCGCTGGAACCCATTACCAGCGCCATGGTGAGCGGCTTGCCCAACGTGAGCGCGCATTTCTCGCGCTTCACCGTGACGGAAATCTCGCTGCGCGACCAGGCGCTGGGGCAGTTCGATCTGGAGAAGATCCTGAACGCCGCCAAGCTGCTGGCCGACGCGCACGTCGACGTGATCGCCTGGAACGGCACGTCGTCCGGCTGGCTCGGCTTTGAGAAAGACGAGGCGCTGTGCCGCCAGATCACGGAAGCCACCGGCATTCCGGCCACCACGTCTGTGCTGGCGCTCAACGAGATTTTGGCCAAGACCGGCGCACGCGATTTCGCCCTCGTTACGCCGTACCTGGATGACGTGCAGCAGCGCATCGTGCAGAACTACGCGCGCCACGGCTTCAACTGCGTGGCGGAGCGTCATCTGGACTTGCACGTCAACCACAGCTTTGCCGACGTGGAAGAAGACACGATCCGCACCCTCGTGCGCGACGTGGCGCAGGAAAAGCCGGCGGCCATCACCACGTTCTGCACGAACCTGCGCGCGGCGCATCTGGTGGAAGCACTGGAAGCGGAAACGGGTATCCCGGTGTACGACACCATCTCGACCGTCGTGTGGAAATCGCTGCGGCTGGCGGGCGTCGACACGCGCGAGCTGCGCGGCTGGGGTCGCCTGTTCGCGGACGTTGCTTAA